The proteins below come from a single Trachemys scripta elegans isolate TJP31775 chromosome 16, CAS_Tse_1.0, whole genome shotgun sequence genomic window:
- the C16H19orf47 gene encoding uncharacterized protein C19orf47 homolog isoform X2 has protein sequence MVSVTMATSEWIQFFKEAGIPPGPAVNYAVMFVDNRIQKNMLLDLNKEIMNELGITVVGDIIAILKHAKVVYRQEMCKAATESVSSNQPSMQSELRRNANSAATRMIANSLSRDSPPATPVRRPDTSTSKISVTVSNKMAVKNAKAALCDPADESLVGTVKRRRVTAEMEGKYIINMPKDPSDEPRIKRDQVEEVISFIGPTSAGVPRTSVFDRLGAEMKADTTTGNKPTGVFSRLGDALEAEEDKAAESDDDCSVLQYAGVLKKLSKPLRKESAKPGVTIKAKATSSEAKPAVTTIRRLGNKSSGLAVKEKKPESASKVSVIQRLGKPALPTEAQDSSVTSTKNKAEPQFRVTLKRTLGSAKVSSTSEIYSAQMDNTGTVSVFKRLGKKAN, from the exons ATGGTGTCAGTTACCATGG CTACATCCGAGTGGATTCAGTTTTTTAAGGAAGCTGGGATTCCTCCGGGCCCTGCTGTCAACTACGCAGTTATGTTTGTGGATAACAG AATCCAGAAGAACATGCTGCTGGACCTGAACAAGGAGATCATGAATGAGCTAGGGATCACGGTGGTGGGGGATATTATCGCTATCCTCAAGCACGCTAAAGTTGTTTACAGACAG GAGATGTGCAAGGCAGCTACTGAATCGGTGTCCTCCAACCAGCCAAGTATGCAGTCAGAGCTCCGCAGGAACGCCAACAGCG CCGCCACCCGTATGATCGCTAACAGTTTAAGCCGAGATTCGCCACCTGCTACCCCTGTCCGAAGACCTGACACCAGTACGTCCAAAATCTCCGTTACTGTATCCAACAAGATGGCTGTGAAGAACGCAAAAGCAG CATTATGCGATCCAGCGGACGAGAGCCTGGTGGGCACGGTGAAACGACGGCGAGTAACCGCGGAGATGGAAGGGAAGTACATCATCAACATGCCAAAAG ATCCATCTGACGAACCCCGCATCAAGAGAGACCAGGTGGaggaggtcatatcttttattggaccaacttctgctg GTGTGCCCAGGACGTCTGTGTTTGACCGGCTGGGAGCTGAGATGAAGGCAGACACAACCACAGGGAATAAG CCTACAGGGGTCTTCAGCCGACTGGGGGACGCACTGGAGGCAGAGGAGGACAAAGCCGCAGAGAGTGATGACGACTGCTCCGTCCTGCAGTATGCTGGCGTCCTGAAGAAGCTCTCCAAGCCTTTACGCAAGGAAAGTGCCAAACCAGGAGTAACCATCAAAGCAAAAGCCACGAGCTCGGAGGCAAAACCAGCTGTGACGACCATTCGACGACTTGGCAATAAGAGCTCCGGCCTGGCGGTGAAGGAAAAGAAGCCGGAATCAGCGTCCAAAGTCAGCGTCATCCAGAGACTGGGCAAGCCCGCCCTGCCCACCGAGGCCCAGGACAGCAGCGTCACCAGCACGAAGAACAAAGCTGAACCGCAGTTCAGGGTCACTCTAAAGAGGACTTTGGGTAGCGCTAAGGTAAGCAGCACCAGCGAAATCTATAGCGCTCAGATGGACAATACAGGGACTGTTAGTGTCTTTAAAAGACTGGGCAAGAAGGCAAACTGA
- the C16H19orf47 gene encoding uncharacterized protein C19orf47 homolog isoform X1, whose product MLFHCRTAPREPGPTRGLSGFPTMVSVTMATSEWIQFFKEAGIPPGPAVNYAVMFVDNRIQKNMLLDLNKEIMNELGITVVGDIIAILKHAKVVYRQEMCKAATESVSSNQPSMQSELRRNANSAATRMIANSLSRDSPPATPVRRPDTSTSKISVTVSNKMAVKNAKAALCDPADESLVGTVKRRRVTAEMEGKYIINMPKGTTPRTKKILEQQAAKGTTGVPRTSVFDRLGAEMKADTTTGNKPTGVFSRLGDALEAEEDKAAESDDDCSVLQYAGVLKKLSKPLRKESAKPGVTIKAKATSSEAKPAVTTIRRLGNKSSGLAVKEKKPESASKVSVIQRLGKPALPTEAQDSSVTSTKNKAEPQFRVTLKRTLGSAKVSSTSEIYSAQMDNTGTVSVFKRLGKKAN is encoded by the exons ATGTTGTTTCATTGCAGGACAGCGCCGCGAGAGCCAGGCCCCACCAGGGGTCTTTCTGGATTTCCCACAATGGTGTCAGTTACCATGG CTACATCCGAGTGGATTCAGTTTTTTAAGGAAGCTGGGATTCCTCCGGGCCCTGCTGTCAACTACGCAGTTATGTTTGTGGATAACAG AATCCAGAAGAACATGCTGCTGGACCTGAACAAGGAGATCATGAATGAGCTAGGGATCACGGTGGTGGGGGATATTATCGCTATCCTCAAGCACGCTAAAGTTGTTTACAGACAG GAGATGTGCAAGGCAGCTACTGAATCGGTGTCCTCCAACCAGCCAAGTATGCAGTCAGAGCTCCGCAGGAACGCCAACAGCG CCGCCACCCGTATGATCGCTAACAGTTTAAGCCGAGATTCGCCACCTGCTACCCCTGTCCGAAGACCTGACACCAGTACGTCCAAAATCTCCGTTACTGTATCCAACAAGATGGCTGTGAAGAACGCAAAAGCAG CATTATGCGATCCAGCGGACGAGAGCCTGGTGGGCACGGTGAAACGACGGCGAGTAACCGCGGAGATGGAAGGGAAGTACATCATCAACATGCCAAAAGGTACCACGCCCAGGACTAAGAAAATCCTGGAACAGCAGGCAGCAAAAGGTACCACTG GTGTGCCCAGGACGTCTGTGTTTGACCGGCTGGGAGCTGAGATGAAGGCAGACACAACCACAGGGAATAAG CCTACAGGGGTCTTCAGCCGACTGGGGGACGCACTGGAGGCAGAGGAGGACAAAGCCGCAGAGAGTGATGACGACTGCTCCGTCCTGCAGTATGCTGGCGTCCTGAAGAAGCTCTCCAAGCCTTTACGCAAGGAAAGTGCCAAACCAGGAGTAACCATCAAAGCAAAAGCCACGAGCTCGGAGGCAAAACCAGCTGTGACGACCATTCGACGACTTGGCAATAAGAGCTCCGGCCTGGCGGTGAAGGAAAAGAAGCCGGAATCAGCGTCCAAAGTCAGCGTCATCCAGAGACTGGGCAAGCCCGCCCTGCCCACCGAGGCCCAGGACAGCAGCGTCACCAGCACGAAGAACAAAGCTGAACCGCAGTTCAGGGTCACTCTAAAGAGGACTTTGGGTAGCGCTAAGGTAAGCAGCACCAGCGAAATCTATAGCGCTCAGATGGACAATACAGGGACTGTTAGTGTCTTTAAAAGACTGGGCAAGAAGGCAAACTGA
- the C16H19orf47 gene encoding uncharacterized protein C19orf47 homolog isoform X5 has translation MCKAATESVSSNQPSMQSELRRNANSAATRMIANSLSRDSPPATPVRRPDTSTSKISVTVSNKMAVKNAKAALCDPADESLVGTVKRRRVTAEMEGKYIINMPKDPSDEPRIKRDQVEEVISFIGPTSAGVPRTSVFDRLGAEMKADTTTGNKPTGVFSRLGDALEAEEDKAAESDDDCSVLQYAGVLKKLSKPLRKESAKPGVTIKAKATSSEAKPAVTTIRRLGNKSSGLAVKEKKPESASKVSVIQRLGKPALPTEAQDSSVTSTKNKAEPQFRVTLKRTLGSAKVSSTSEIYSAQMDNTGTVSVFKRLGKKAN, from the exons ATGTGCAAGGCAGCTACTGAATCGGTGTCCTCCAACCAGCCAAGTATGCAGTCAGAGCTCCGCAGGAACGCCAACAGCG CCGCCACCCGTATGATCGCTAACAGTTTAAGCCGAGATTCGCCACCTGCTACCCCTGTCCGAAGACCTGACACCAGTACGTCCAAAATCTCCGTTACTGTATCCAACAAGATGGCTGTGAAGAACGCAAAAGCAG CATTATGCGATCCAGCGGACGAGAGCCTGGTGGGCACGGTGAAACGACGGCGAGTAACCGCGGAGATGGAAGGGAAGTACATCATCAACATGCCAAAAG ATCCATCTGACGAACCCCGCATCAAGAGAGACCAGGTGGaggaggtcatatcttttattggaccaacttctgctg GTGTGCCCAGGACGTCTGTGTTTGACCGGCTGGGAGCTGAGATGAAGGCAGACACAACCACAGGGAATAAG CCTACAGGGGTCTTCAGCCGACTGGGGGACGCACTGGAGGCAGAGGAGGACAAAGCCGCAGAGAGTGATGACGACTGCTCCGTCCTGCAGTATGCTGGCGTCCTGAAGAAGCTCTCCAAGCCTTTACGCAAGGAAAGTGCCAAACCAGGAGTAACCATCAAAGCAAAAGCCACGAGCTCGGAGGCAAAACCAGCTGTGACGACCATTCGACGACTTGGCAATAAGAGCTCCGGCCTGGCGGTGAAGGAAAAGAAGCCGGAATCAGCGTCCAAAGTCAGCGTCATCCAGAGACTGGGCAAGCCCGCCCTGCCCACCGAGGCCCAGGACAGCAGCGTCACCAGCACGAAGAACAAAGCTGAACCGCAGTTCAGGGTCACTCTAAAGAGGACTTTGGGTAGCGCTAAGGTAAGCAGCACCAGCGAAATCTATAGCGCTCAGATGGACAATACAGGGACTGTTAGTGTCTTTAAAAGACTGGGCAAGAAGGCAAACTGA
- the C16H19orf47 gene encoding uncharacterized protein C19orf47 homolog isoform X4, which produces MVSVTMATSEWIQFFKEAGIPPGPAVNYAVMFVDNRIQKNMLLDLNKEIMNELGITVVGDIIAILKHAKVVYRQEMCKAATESVSSNQPSMQSELRRNANSAATRMIANSLSRDSPPATPVRRPDTSTSKISVTVSNKMAVKNAKAALCDPADESLVGTVKRRRVTAEMEGKYIINMPKDPSDEPRIKRDQVEEVISFIGPTSAGVPRTSVFDRLGAEMKADTTTGNKPTGVFSRLGDALEAEEDKAAESDDDCSVLQYAGVLKKLSKPLRKESAKPGVTIKAKATSSEAKPAVTTIRRLGNKSSGLAVKEKKPESASKVSVIQRLGKPALPTEAQDSSVTSTKNKAEPQFRVTLKRTLGSAKVLACI; this is translated from the exons ATGGTGTCAGTTACCATGG CTACATCCGAGTGGATTCAGTTTTTTAAGGAAGCTGGGATTCCTCCGGGCCCTGCTGTCAACTACGCAGTTATGTTTGTGGATAACAG AATCCAGAAGAACATGCTGCTGGACCTGAACAAGGAGATCATGAATGAGCTAGGGATCACGGTGGTGGGGGATATTATCGCTATCCTCAAGCACGCTAAAGTTGTTTACAGACAG GAGATGTGCAAGGCAGCTACTGAATCGGTGTCCTCCAACCAGCCAAGTATGCAGTCAGAGCTCCGCAGGAACGCCAACAGCG CCGCCACCCGTATGATCGCTAACAGTTTAAGCCGAGATTCGCCACCTGCTACCCCTGTCCGAAGACCTGACACCAGTACGTCCAAAATCTCCGTTACTGTATCCAACAAGATGGCTGTGAAGAACGCAAAAGCAG CATTATGCGATCCAGCGGACGAGAGCCTGGTGGGCACGGTGAAACGACGGCGAGTAACCGCGGAGATGGAAGGGAAGTACATCATCAACATGCCAAAAG ATCCATCTGACGAACCCCGCATCAAGAGAGACCAGGTGGaggaggtcatatcttttattggaccaacttctgctg GTGTGCCCAGGACGTCTGTGTTTGACCGGCTGGGAGCTGAGATGAAGGCAGACACAACCACAGGGAATAAG CCTACAGGGGTCTTCAGCCGACTGGGGGACGCACTGGAGGCAGAGGAGGACAAAGCCGCAGAGAGTGATGACGACTGCTCCGTCCTGCAGTATGCTGGCGTCCTGAAGAAGCTCTCCAAGCCTTTACGCAAGGAAAGTGCCAAACCAGGAGTAACCATCAAAGCAAAAGCCACGAGCTCGGAGGCAAAACCAGCTGTGACGACCATTCGACGACTTGGCAATAAGAGCTCCGGCCTGGCGGTGAAGGAAAAGAAGCCGGAATCAGCGTCCAAAGTCAGCGTCATCCAGAGACTGGGCAAGCCCGCCCTGCCCACCGAGGCCCAGGACAGCAGCGTCACCAGCACGAAGAACAAAGCTGAACCGCAGTTCAGGGTCACTCTAAAGAGGACTTTGGGTAGCGCTAAG GTTCTTGCCTGTATCTAG
- the C16H19orf47 gene encoding uncharacterized protein C19orf47 homolog isoform X3 translates to MVSVTMATSEWIQFFKEAGIPPGPAVNYAVMFVDNRIQKNMLLDLNKEIMNELGITVVGDIIAILKHAKVVYRQEMCKAATESVSSNQPSMQSELRRNANSAATRMIANSLSRDSPPATPVRRPDTSTSKISVTVSNKMAVKNAKAALCDPADESLVGTVKRRRVTAEMEGKYIINMPKGTTPRTKKILEQQAAKGVPRTSVFDRLGAEMKADTTTGNKPTGVFSRLGDALEAEEDKAAESDDDCSVLQYAGVLKKLSKPLRKESAKPGVTIKAKATSSEAKPAVTTIRRLGNKSSGLAVKEKKPESASKVSVIQRLGKPALPTEAQDSSVTSTKNKAEPQFRVTLKRTLGSAKVSSTSEIYSAQMDNTGTVSVFKRLGKKAN, encoded by the exons ATGGTGTCAGTTACCATGG CTACATCCGAGTGGATTCAGTTTTTTAAGGAAGCTGGGATTCCTCCGGGCCCTGCTGTCAACTACGCAGTTATGTTTGTGGATAACAG AATCCAGAAGAACATGCTGCTGGACCTGAACAAGGAGATCATGAATGAGCTAGGGATCACGGTGGTGGGGGATATTATCGCTATCCTCAAGCACGCTAAAGTTGTTTACAGACAG GAGATGTGCAAGGCAGCTACTGAATCGGTGTCCTCCAACCAGCCAAGTATGCAGTCAGAGCTCCGCAGGAACGCCAACAGCG CCGCCACCCGTATGATCGCTAACAGTTTAAGCCGAGATTCGCCACCTGCTACCCCTGTCCGAAGACCTGACACCAGTACGTCCAAAATCTCCGTTACTGTATCCAACAAGATGGCTGTGAAGAACGCAAAAGCAG CATTATGCGATCCAGCGGACGAGAGCCTGGTGGGCACGGTGAAACGACGGCGAGTAACCGCGGAGATGGAAGGGAAGTACATCATCAACATGCCAAAAGGTACCACGCCCAGGACTAAGAAAATCCTGGAACAGCAGGCAGCAAAAG GTGTGCCCAGGACGTCTGTGTTTGACCGGCTGGGAGCTGAGATGAAGGCAGACACAACCACAGGGAATAAG CCTACAGGGGTCTTCAGCCGACTGGGGGACGCACTGGAGGCAGAGGAGGACAAAGCCGCAGAGAGTGATGACGACTGCTCCGTCCTGCAGTATGCTGGCGTCCTGAAGAAGCTCTCCAAGCCTTTACGCAAGGAAAGTGCCAAACCAGGAGTAACCATCAAAGCAAAAGCCACGAGCTCGGAGGCAAAACCAGCTGTGACGACCATTCGACGACTTGGCAATAAGAGCTCCGGCCTGGCGGTGAAGGAAAAGAAGCCGGAATCAGCGTCCAAAGTCAGCGTCATCCAGAGACTGGGCAAGCCCGCCCTGCCCACCGAGGCCCAGGACAGCAGCGTCACCAGCACGAAGAACAAAGCTGAACCGCAGTTCAGGGTCACTCTAAAGAGGACTTTGGGTAGCGCTAAGGTAAGCAGCACCAGCGAAATCTATAGCGCTCAGATGGACAATACAGGGACTGTTAGTGTCTTTAAAAGACTGGGCAAGAAGGCAAACTGA